A genomic segment from Agelaius phoeniceus isolate bAgePho1 chromosome 2, bAgePho1.hap1, whole genome shotgun sequence encodes:
- the ALG11 gene encoding GDP-Man:Man(3)GlcNAc(2)-PP-Dol alpha-1,2-mannosyltransferase: MVAGGLCLCGLLRLLCSLLLPALFLSGILCICLVVLLWGVRLWIQRKKQLRSAGRDGKRPLLVAFFHPYCNAGGGGERVLWCAIRTLQKKYRNVTCVVYTGDRDATGEEIVEGAFRRFNIKLIHPVKFVFLEKRFLVEASLYPHFTLLGQSLGSVFLGWEALLKCAPDIYIDSMGYAFTIPLFKYLGGCRVGCYVHYPTISTDMLSVVRNQDTRFNNAAFITSSPLFSKFKLVYYYFFAFMYGLVGSCSDVVMVNSSWTLNHILSLWRVGACTSVVYPPCDVQAFLDIPLEVEKSTSEYSIVSVSQFRPEKDHPLQIRAFAKLLKEKRVGQQPSLKLILIGGCRNQQDEERVNNLKRLCEELEVSDDVVFRINIPFEELKRHLAEATIGLHTMWNEHFGIGVVECMAAGTVILAHNSGGPKLDIVVRHEGRVTGFLAEDEDSYAETMAYIFSLPPEKRLEIRESARRSVHRFSDQHFEDTFLLSVEPLFK, translated from the exons ATGGTGGCGGGAGGGCTCTGCCTGTGTGGGCTCCTCAG ATTGCTGTGCTCATTGTTACTCCCTGCATTATTTCTAAGTGGAATTTTGTGCATCTGCTTGGTGGTACTGCTGTGGGGAGTACGGCTCTGGATACAAAGGAAGAAACAGTTGAGGTCTGCAGGAAGAGATGGGAAGCGGCCACTGCTGGTGGCCTTTTTTCACCCGTACTGCAATGCAGGAGGTGGAGGGGAGAGAGTCTTGTGGTGTGCCATAAGAACGCTCCAGAAAAA GTACAGAAATGTAACATGTGTTGTTTACACTGGTGATAGAGATGCCACTGGAGAAGAAATAGTAGAAGGCGCTTTCAGaagatttaatattaaattaatcCATCCTGTGAAGTTTGTATTTCTAGAAAAACGCTTCCTTGTGGAAGCTTCTCTTTATCCTCACTTCACTTTGCTGGGACAAAGTTTAGGATCAGTGTTCCTTGGCTGGGAAGCTCTTCTAAAGTGTGCTCCTGATATTTATATTGACTCCATGGGTTATGCCTTCACAATTCCCCTCTTCAAATACCTGGGGGGTTGTCGCGTTGGATGCTACGTCCATTATCCCACTATCAGCACGGATATGCTCTCTGTCGTGAGGAACCAGGATACCAGGTTTAACAATGCTGCCTTCATTACCAGCAGCCCTCTCTTCAGCAAATTTAAACTTGTCTACTACTACTTCTTTGCTTTCATGTACGGGTTGGTTGGTTCCTGCAGTGATGTGGTCATGGTGAATTCTTCTTGGACACTGAATCACATCCTTTCCCTCTGGAGAGTTGGGGCTTGCACTAGTGTCGTGTATCCACCATGTGATGTTCAGGCTTTCCTGGATATTCCACTGGAAGTGGAAAAGAGCACCAGTGAATATTCCATTGTTTCTGTCAGCCAGTTCAGGCCTGAAAAAGATCATCCTCTGCAAATCAGAGCCTTTGCTAAATTGCTGAAAGAGAAGAGAGTGGGGCAGCAGCCATCACTGAAGCTGATCTTAATTGGCGGCTGTCGGAACCAGCAGGATGAAGAGCGTGTCAATAACCTGAAACGTCTGTGCGAAGAGCTGGAAGTTAGTGATGATGTGGTGTTCAGGATTAACATTCCCTTTGAGGAGCTGAAGAGACACCTGGCCGAGGCCACCATTGGCCTGCACACCATGTGGAATGAGCACTTTGGGATAG GAGTAGTTGAATGTATGGCAGCTGGCACAGTTATCCTGGCTCACAATTCTGGTGGCCCCAAACTGGACATCGTGGTACGCCATGAAGGACGTGTTACAGGCTTCCTGGCAGAAGATGAGGACAGCTATGCTGAGACAATGGCTTACATCTTTTCTTTGCCTCCTGAGAAAAGACTGGAGATCAGAGAAAGCGCTCGTCGCTCTGTGCACAGGTTTTCTGACCAGCATTTTGAAGACACATTCCTGTTATCTGTGGAGCCGTTATTTAAATAA